Sequence from the Haloarcula sp. DT43 genome:
GCCTCCGTCGAGCGGGACCTGGGACGGCTCGCGGCCGAAACGCGGGGCGACGACGTCGACGGGTTCGAGGCGCGATACGAGCGTGCCCTTCGGAACTACACGCGGACGCACAACCGGGTCGTCGCAAACAGCGGTGGGTCCTACTTGAATGCGACGCTGAACGAGTCGGCGTCGCTCGGGACCGAAGTGAACCAGACGACCTCCTCTCGGTTCACTCGACCTGGTGGTACGGGGTCGAACGTCGACTGGGACATCGCCCGGAGCGTTGACCGCGTCGTCGTCTTCAATCTGACCGTGACGCGCATCCCCGGGGTCGGGCGTGAGTTCATCGTCAAAGTGGTCGGCGACAACGGCGACACCTGGGAGATGGTCGTGACAGAACCCGGCGACAAGGAGGTGACGGTCACTCAACCCTCCGGCTCGACGGCTACCTGCTCGGGGACCGGTGACGCCGACGTCGACCTCTTCGCCGGAACCTGTGATATCGGCGGAACACCCGGCACGTTCCCGTCGTTCACCGAGACGCTGGACGCGCCCTACACTGTCAGTATCGAGAAGGGGAACCGCGCACGCGGTACGTACCGGTTCGCTGCCGTCGGCGACTTCCCCGGTACAAGCTATGACGCCGGGGACACGGCGTCGTACCCGGTCATCCCTGCCATCGACGCGACGTACGACACGCCGTCTGCGAGCTACAACCGAACTGTGTTCGTGGAGGTGGGAGAGGAATGAGCGTTCGATTCCGTGGCGACGACCGCGCTGTCTCGCCGGCCGTCACGCAGGCGCTCACCATCGGCATCACGTCGCTGTTGGTGACCGGTCTCCTCATCGGCGGGAGCCAGATGGTCGACTCACAGCGCGAACGGGTGACCCAGGAGGCGCTGGAGAACGTCGCCGACGGCGTCGCACGGGACCTGGTCCGTCTGGACGCGTTCGAGACCGGGACGCTCGACACCACGGTGTCGTTCCGCGCGATGTACCCCGAGCGAATCGCCGACCAGGCGTACAACGTCGAGGTAATATCGGATAGTTCGCACACGCACGTGTACGCGAACGCGTCCGGGCTGAATCGGTACGCCGTCGTGCAGTTCAGAAACGAGACCAGCGTCTGTCCCTCCGTCGTCTCTAGCGGTCCGCTAGCGGTTTCGTACAACGCGACGGCCGACTGTATGGCGGTGACCGATGGATGAGTGACGACCAGCGGAGCCACGACCGCGGCGTCTCCGACCTGCTCGCGTTTACGCTCACCTTCAGCATCATCGTCACCACCATCGCGCTGGTGTCGCTCGGTGGGCTCGGTGCGTTCGACGCCGTCCAGCGGGGCGCGACGACCGACGTCGCGGAGACGTCGATGGTCGGGTTCGCGGAGACCACGGACGACCATATCCGCGGCGACGCCCCGCGACGCACTACCAGTATGAAACTACAGGGCCATGGCCTCTCTCTCCGGCCGTCGACGTTGAACGTGACCGTCGACGGGCACACGACGAATATCTCGACCGGGGCGTTCGTCCGGGAGACCGACGCGGGGACGGACATCGTCTACACCGGCGGCGCGGTGTACCGGGTCCAGCAGGAGGGGTCAGTCGTCTCGAGAGAGCCCAGCTTCAGGTGTAGCCCCGACAGTGCGTACCTCGCCGTCCTCGCGCTCAACGGCCGGACCGACTTCGCGTCGTCCGGCCGCGTCACCATCGAGACCGCGATTCGAAACAGGACGCTCGTTTCCCCGGGAGCTGGCCGGTCGCCGTCCGCGACAACCGTCTCTGTCAACGTCTCCGGTACCGCGTACCCGGACGCGTGGCACCGCTTGTTCGAACAGGAACTGTCGAGCTGGTCGAACCACTCGGACCCCCACACCTACCAGTGTACGGGCATCAGCCGCGCTGTCGTCCACGATACGACAGTCGAGGTCCGTACTGTCACCTGAGTGGCAGTCTCCCCCAGTGGTAAAAGAGACCGTTACGCGCCAGTCAGTACGCGCGGCGATG
This genomic interval carries:
- a CDS encoding DUF7289 family protein, whose amino-acid sequence is MSDDQRSHDRGVSDLLAFTLTFSIIVTTIALVSLGGLGAFDAVQRGATTDVAETSMVGFAETTDDHIRGDAPRRTTSMKLQGHGLSLRPSTLNVTVDGHTTNISTGAFVRETDAGTDIVYTGGAVYRVQQEGSVVSREPSFRCSPDSAYLAVLALNGRTDFASSGRVTIETAIRNRTLVSPGAGRSPSATTVSVNVSGTAYPDAWHRLFEQELSSWSNHSDPHTYQCTGISRAVVHDTTVEVRTVT
- a CDS encoding DUF7266 family protein, encoding MSVRFRGDDRAVSPAVTQALTIGITSLLVTGLLIGGSQMVDSQRERVTQEALENVADGVARDLVRLDAFETGTLDTTVSFRAMYPERIADQAYNVEVISDSSHTHVYANASGLNRYAVVQFRNETSVCPSVVSSGPLAVSYNATADCMAVTDG